A genomic window from Salvia hispanica cultivar TCC Black 2014 chromosome 5, UniMelb_Shisp_WGS_1.0, whole genome shotgun sequence includes:
- the LOC125188429 gene encoding serine/threonine-protein phosphatase 6 regulatory subunit 1-like codes for MFWRMAGLSTASPVETILDKDDFTLEELLDEDEIIQECKALNGRLINFLRERANVKQLVQYIVEEPPVGAEKERTFKLPFVACEIFTCEVDIILKALIEDEELMDMLFSFLEPERPHSTLLAGYFSKVVVCLLLRKTTPLTNYIRDHQDIIKRLVDLIGITSIMEVLIRLIGADEHIYTNCADSMQWLEDMNVLEMIVDKYSSSDCPEVHANAAETLCAISRYAPSGLASKISSPSFIERLFRHALEDSRPKSVLVNLLSVCISLLDPKRLTSGTYYMYTRQMTHGSETAASPETVRGMLDGLGDLLKLLDISTEDHILLTTYGKLQPPLGKCRLKIIEFISVLVSVSNEVAETELIRLGAVKRILELFFEYPFNNFLHHHVELIVLSCLESKNPQFVDHLLRDCDLVGRILEAEKNFTLTVDTSKPTVSAEGREPPRIGNIGHLTRIANKLVQLGNSNSDIKTFLQENIDWVDWQTNVLVKRNAVENVLQWACGRPTALQDRNRDSDEDDYQDRDYDVAALANNLSQAFQYGIYSNDGIDEAQGSIERDDEDVYFDDESAEVVISSLRLGDNQENGSLFTNSNWFAFEDGRTAGERDTAPVASSSPNTEGHDDVGGADNVIVEEDEDLADTAVSEPSEQKSNAGDDMPTELLDGPGESETSSSDKPTEWVEWRESSDSFENPPLSNTANSSDADQLPSLPNGELQVELVDQPDKPAASPASTDEPADTCKTESGESPDDAKDSAANPSRSTQATEVNLSVEEDANSSVPAEQKKDD; via the exons ATGTTCTGGCGCATGGCTGGTCTCTCCACTGCATCCCCA GTGGAGACCATATTGGATAAAGATGATTTTACGCTGGAGGAGCTATTGGATGAGGATGAAATCATCCAGGAATGCAAAGCTCTCAATGGCCGCCTCATTAATTT TTTGCGGGAAAGAGCTAATGTAAAACAACTAGTTCAATACATAGTGGAAGAGCCTCCAGTAGGAGCTGAAAAAGAACGAACTTTCAA GTTACCTTTCGTTGCTTGTGAGATTTTCACTTGTGAGGTTGATATAATTCTCAAAGCCTTGATAGAGGATGAGGAG TTAATGGACATGCTGTTTTCTTTCCTGGAACCCGAGCGTCCCCATAGCACTTTGTTGGCTGGTTATTTCAGCAAG GTTGTTGTGTGCCTCTTGCTGCGGAAGACAACTCCTTTAACAAATTACATACGA gATCATCAGGATATCATTAAAAGGCTAGTTGATCTAATTGGAATTACATCTATAATGGAG GTTTTAATTCGTCTAATTGGCGCTGATGAACATATTTATACCAACTGCGCGGACTCTATGCAGTGGTTGGAAGATATGAATGTGCTGGAAATGATTGTTGACAAATATAGTTCATCT GACTGCCCTGAAGTACATGCTAATGCTGCAGAAACACTTTGTGCAATCAGTCGATATGCTCCGTCCGGACTAGCTTCAAAAATCTCCAGCCCAAG TTTCATCGAAAGACTGTTCCGACACGCTCTGGAGGACTCGCGGCCGAAATCTGTTTTGGTTAACTTGCTGTCCGTCTGTATATCATTGCTAGATCCCAAGAGGCTAACTTCAGGAACGTATTACATGTATACCCGTCAAATGACACATGGATCAGAAACTGCTGCCAGCCCTGAGACTGTCAGAGGCATGCTAGATGGACTAG GTGATTTGCTCAAGCTTTTGGATATTTCAACAGAGGATCACATCTTGCTAACTACTTATGGCAAATTGCAACCCCCTCTAGGAAAGTGCCGTTTGAAG ATTATAGAGTTCATTTCAGTCTTGGTCTCTGTTAGCAATGAAGTTGCAGAAACGGAATTAATCCGGCTGGGTGCTGTGAAGCGTATTCTGGAATTGTTTTTCGA GTATCCATTCAATAATTTCTTGCATCATCACGTGGAACTCATTGTACTATCTTGCCTCGAGAGTAAGAACCCTCAGTTTGTGGATCATCTGCTTCGTGATTGTGATCTCGTTGGGAGGATTCTCGAAGCCGAAAAAAACTTCACTTTGACTGTTGATACGAGCAAG CCTACTGTATCTGCGGAGGGAAGAGAACCACCCAGGATAGGGAATATTGGTCACCTAACCCGAATTGCTAATAAACTTGTCCAATTGGGGAATAGCAACAGTGACATAAAGACATTTCTGCAG GAGAATATTGATTGGGTTGATTGGCAAACAAATGTCCTGGTTAAGCGCAACGCTGTGGAAAATGTCCTCCAGTGGGCGTGCGG GCGGCCCACTGCACTTCAGGATAGGAATAGAGATAGTGATGAAGATGATTACCAAGATAGAGATTATGATGTTGCAGCTTTGGCGAATAATTTGAGCCAGGCCTTCCAATATGGAATCTACAGTAATGATGGCATTGATGAG GCTCAGGGTTCTATCGAGCGGGATGATGAG GATGTTTACTTTGACGATGAATCTGCGGAAGTTGTTATTTCTTCACTTAGGTTGGGCGATAACCAGGAAAA TGGATCTCTGTTTACAAACTCCAATTGGTTTGCGTTTGAAGATGGGAGAACTGCTGGTGAGCGTGACACTGCTCCTGTTGCTTCTTCATCCCCCAACACTGAAGGTCATGATGATGTTGGAGGAGCTGATAATGTCATTGTCGAGGAAGATGAGGACTTGGCAGATACTGCTGTATCTGAACCTTCTGAACAGAAATCAAATGCTGGTGATGACATGCCTACTGAATTGTTGGATGGTCCCGGAGAAAGTGAGACAAGTTCATCTGACAAACCAACCGAGTGGGTTGAGTGGAGGGAGAGTTCCGATTCCTTTGAAAACCCTCCGCTGTCAAATACCGCAAACTCATCAGATGCAGACCAACTCCCATCTTTACCCAATGGCGAACTGCAGGTGGAATTAGTGGATCAACCCGACAAACCAGCTGCTTCCCCAGCCTCCACCGATGAGCCTGCTGATACTTGCAAGACTGAAAGTGGAGAATCCCCTGATGATGCAAAAGACTCTGCTGCCAATCCTTCGCGATCCACACAAGCGACGGAGGTGAACCTTTCTGTTGAAGAGGACGCCAACTCTTCTGTACCCGCAGAACAAAAAAAGGATGACTAA
- the LOC125191397 gene encoding outer envelope protein 80, chloroplastic, which yields MTNTDEVRFVSSAVKLPPFSPPPRRHSLFSSARSNFAKLPFNFNFNFNFNADSQPINFISQFLKNQPFVKKNHIVNAAFNKPPLFCFAALALSDSAPAPAQSKGGEEAGSVTQSKNVSSTRATEEERVLISEVLVRNKDGEELERKDLEAEALNALKASRANSALTVREVQEDVHRIIASGYFMSCMPVAVDTRDGIRLIFQVEQNQEFQGLVCEGANVLPAKFIEDAFRDAYGKVVNVRRLDEVINSIDNWYMERGLFGMVSGVEILSGGIIKLQASEAEVNDISIRFLDKTGEPTVGKTRPETILRQLTTKKGQVYSMIQGKRDVDTVLAMGVMDDVSIIPQPSSEIGKVDLAMNVVERKSGGGISGGGGISSGITSGPLAGLIGSIAIYHKNLFGRNQKINLSLERGQIDSIFRMNYTDPWIEGDDKRTSRAIMIQNSRTPGTLVHGNQPNNTGLTIGRVTAGIEYSRPFRPKWNGTAGLVFQRAGAHDEKGNPIIRDFFGSPLTASGNSHDNMLLAKLETVYTGSGDPGSTMCVVNMDQGIPLSPEWLVFNRVNARSRQGFSVGPARFLFCLSGGHVVGKFPPHEAFPIGGTNSVRGYEEGAVGSGRSYVVGSGEISLPVTGPLEAAIFADYGTDLGSGPTVPGDPAGARNKPGSGYGYGVGIRVDSPLGPLRLEYAFNDQKTGRFHFGIGLRN from the exons ATGACCAATACCGACGAGGTTCGCTTCGTCTCCTCCGCCGTCAAACTGCCGCCGTTCTCCCCGCCTCCCCGCCGCCACTCCCTCTTTTCTTCCGCGCGCAGCAATTTTGCCAAGTTGCCCTTcaatttcaacttcaattttaatttcaatgcCGATTCCCAGCCGATCAATTTCATCTCCCAATTCCTAAAAAACCAACCTTTTGTCAAGAAGAATCACATTGTCAACGCGGCCTTTAACAAACCCCCACTCTTCTGCTTCGCCGCATTAGCCTTGTCTGACTCTGCGCCGGCGCCGGCGCAGTCGAAAGGCGGCGAGGAGGCGGGGTCCGTGACTCAGTCGAAGAACGTGAGCAGCACTCGCGCCACTGAGGAAGAGAGGGTTCTAATCAGCGAGGTGCTGGTGAGGAACAAGGATGGGGAGGAGCTCGAGAGGAAGGACTTGGAAGCCGAAGCTCTCAACGCTTTGAAAGCTTCCCGCGCGAATTCGGCCCTCACGGTTCGTGAGGTGCAGGAAGATGTGCACCGGATTATCGCCAGTGGCTATTTCATGTCTTGTATGCCCGTCGCCGTCGACACCCGCGATGGAATTCGGTTGATTTTTCAG GTAGAACAAAACCAAGAGTTTCAAGGGTTGGTGTGTGAAGGAGCTAATGTTCTTCCGGCAAAGTTTATAGAGGATGCATTTCGTGATGCATATG GAAAAGTTGTTAATGTCAGGCGTCTGGACGAAGTGATAAACTCCATCGACAATTGGTACATGGAAAGAGGTCTTTTTGGCATG GTTTCAGGAGTAGAGATTCTTTCTGGAGGTATTATAAAGTTACAAGCCTCAGAAGCGGAGGTCAATGATATCTCCATACGTTTCCTTGATAAGAC TGGTGAGCCAACTGTTGGAAAAACAAGGCCAGAAACAATACTCAGACAACTTACTACCAAGAAGGGACAG GTCTACAGTATGATTCAGGGGAAAAGAGATGTCGATACAGTGCTGGCAATGGGTGTCATGGATGATGTTAGTATTATTCCTCAGCCATCTAGTG AAATTGGCAAGGTTGATTTAGCAATGAATGTTGTTGAGCGTAAAAGCGGAGGAGGAATTTCTGGAGGTGGTGGAATATCAAGTGG AATAACAAGTGGGCCTCTAGCTGGACTGATAGGAAG CATAGCAATATACCACAAGAACCTCTTTGGACGGAACCAGAAAATTAATCTATCATTAGAGAGGGGGCAAATTGATTCCATTTTTAGGATGAACTACACCGATCCTTGGATTGAAGGAGATGATAAGAGGACGTCAAGAGCAATCATGATACAG AATTCAAGAACCCCAGGAACACTAGTCCACGGAAACCAACCCAATAACACTGGCCTTACAATTGGGCGTGTCACAGCTGGAATTGAGTATAGTAGGCCATTCAGACCAAAGTGGAATGGAACAGCTGGACTTGTTTTTCAG CGTGCGGGTGCTCATGATGAAAAGGGAAATCCTATTATAAGGGACTTCTTTGGCAGTCCACTTACAGCAAG CGGAAACTCTCATGATAATATGCTACTTGCTAAACTCGAGACTGTATATACTGGCTCTGGTGATCCAGGTTCTACTATG TGTGTCGTGAACATGGACCAGGGAATCCCTTTGTCTCCAGAGTGGCTAGTTTTTAACAGAGTAAATGCTCGCTCTAGGCAGGGTTTTTCTGTGGGACCTGCTAGATTTCTGTTTTG CTTGTCCGGTGGCCATGTTGTGGGTAAATTCCCCCCTCATGAAGCATTTCCGATTGGTGGAACTAACAGCGTTAGAGGCTACGAAGAAGGAGCTGTTGGATCAGGTCGCTCGTATGTGGTTGGAAGTGGAGAAATATCATTGCCAGTG ACGGGGCCTCTAGAAGCGGCCATATTCGCTGACTATGGAACTGATCTTGGTTCAGGACCGACTGTTCCAG GTGATCCTGCTGGGGCAAGAAATAAGCCCGGAAGTGGATATGGGTACGGTGTTGGCATTCGTGTGGACTCTCCCTTGGGTCCGTTGAGGCTCGAGTATGCCTTCAATGATCAGAAAACGGGGCGGTTTCATTTTGGTATCGGGCTCCGGAACTAA
- the LOC125188257 gene encoding protein BZR1 homolog 4-like, with the protein MKEGGRSANGRSALERERTKMRERQRRSITTNIFHGLRKHGGYRLSPRADINEGATSCPLCGGGGRSVAATPSCSFLGGGGGECSTTASPRRVGESGGNNLSSSGAGATDDSLLSIYMSGGAAQNVGGGGGAAVFGEGQQLYLVRESRVANQNTPTGSP; encoded by the exons ATGAAGGAGGGCGGCCGAAGCGCCAATGGCCGGAGCGCTCTCGAGAGAGAGCGGACCAAGATGAGGGAGAGGCAGCGCCGCTCCATCACCACCAACATCTTCCACGGCCTCCGCAAGCACGGCGGCTACCGCCTCTCCCCCCGCGCCGACATCAACGAG GGGGCGACTTCGTGTCCGCTCTGCGGCGGCGGGGGGAGGAGTGTGGCGGCGACGCCGAGCTGCAGCTTCTtgggcggcggcggaggagagTGCTCCACCACGGCTTCTCCGCGGCGAGTTGGGGAGTCCGGCGGGAACAATCTCTCGTCGAGTGGAGCTGGGGCCACGGACGACAGCCTTCTTTCCATTTACATGAGCGGAGGGGCGGCGCAAAACgtcggcggcggtggcggcgccGCCGTGTTTGGAGAAGGGCAGCAGTTGTACTTGGTGCGTGAGAGTCGTGTGGCCAATCAGAACACGCCAACTGGTTCGCCTTAA